GCACAGCGCCAGTGAAGGCACAATCAACAACATCAAGCCCTTTATGCAATATTTGCATATCACCTAAGATGCAAATAAAAACCCGATGATGTCTCTTGCTCAGCCGAGCTTTGGCACGCGCATGATCCGGCTTGAGTAAGATTACGTGCGGAATAAGGGCGCTCCATGTCAAAACCAATTGAATCGTCTGAAGTTAGCAATGCCGCGCAGGTCACTAAATCAAGGGTTCCGGAGCAAGAGACATAATCAGGAATAAAAAAGCGCCCCCACATCCAGCACTCACAGCCTTAAATATAACGATGACCAAAATAAGGCGAGAGCAAATATGCCACTCGCCCCATATCATCAATTTACTCGCCAGCCACCGTCATTTTGCTAACTAATATCGAGCCCACTTTGCGGCTAGACCACCGCTGGCTATCATCGCCAATCCCTACAATATCTTTAAAGATGTCGCGCAAATTACCAGCAATGGTAATTTCCTCAACGGCGTATTGAATGACGCCGTTTTCTACCCAAAAACCTGCCGCGCCGCGCGAATAATCACCCGTCACCATATTAGTGCCGTGCCCTAGCAATTCGGTAACAAACAAGCCCGTGCCCAATTCGGCCAAGAGCTGCGCAAAGGTATGCGTAGACGCTACCAGCAGATTATGCGATCCGCCCGCATTGCCAGTCGTACTCATTCCTAGTTTTCTGGCGGAATAGCTGGATAAAAAATATCCATTTAACACACCTTGGCTCACCACATCCCGCGCCACGGTGGCTACGCCTTCCGCATCAAAAGCCCCACTACTCATGCCTTTTTTCAAGAAAGGATCTTCTGCAATGCTGACACAAGGCGCAAACACGCTTGTACCCAAGCTATCGGGTAAAAAACTAGATTTGCGATAAAGGCTGCTACCACTAACGGCCTGTACAAAAGCACCAATCAATCCAGAGGCCACTGGCGCTTCAAATAGCACAGGATATTCACCCGTTTTAACGCGGCGCGCACCTAAGCGGCGTAGGGATCGCTCACCTGCACGCTGGCCCACCGCCACCGCTGAATCCAAATCTAAATAAGAACGCGCCGAGCTATACCAGTAATCCCGCTGCATGCCGGATTCATCTTCAGCAATCACCGCCGCCGATAAGCTATAGCGAGAGCTGCATTCAGCCCCCATAAAGCCCAAAGAGTTGGCATACACAAAGCGGCTAGCGCCCGTTGATACCGATGCGCCTTCCGAATTACTAATCCTTGCATCCACATCACGTGCAGCGTCTTCGCATTCGGTCGCCAACGCAATCGCCCCTTCAACCGATAGATCCCAAGGGTGGTAAAGATCAAAATCAGGGAAAGATGTGGCCAAGCGATCTGCATCGGGCAGGCCAGCAAACGAATCTGCTGCGGTAAAGCGTGCAATTGCCAAGGCCGCTTTCACAGTATCTTTAATCGCTGCGGCAGAAAAATCACTGCTGCTGGCGTGCCCTTTTTGCTGACCTAGATAAACGGTGACGCCAACGCCTTTATCACGGTTGTATTCGATGGTTTCTACTTCGCCAAGGCGCACGGATATATTTTGGCCATAGCCTTCGGACACATCTACATCGCAGGCTGTTGCACCTTGGCTTGCGGCTTGTTCCAGCACTTGGGTGGCTAAATCGCAAAGTTCTTGCTGATTAAAACTAAATTCGGACACTGGTAATTTCCCGTTTTAAGAGACCGAGGTCAAAGACTTAATATCCACAAAAAGCACGAAAATCACAAAAACACGGCACTCTCAAGATTTCTACATTTGCGTCTTATGTGTTTTTTTGTGGGTCAAAATACGATGTTCTTTACGATATCGCCCCTTTTAAAGGGGGCAAATATACATTTTTACCTTATTCGTGTGCGCTTGATCGCAAACTGATCGCAAAGCAAGGCGCAGTCTTTGGTATCATACCGGTTTTGCACGCAAGTAACCCTATCATGGCAAGACCAAAGCACGACCTCCCTGACGACGATATTGAGTACGTCAGCAAAACAGAAATGAAGACCGAGATGACTGCGTTGCAAAAACTCGGCGAAAAACTCATTCCGCTCGATAAAAAACAACTAGCCACACTAAAACTACCTGAACGCCTATTTGACGCCATCTTGGCGGCAAAGAAAATCACGGCCAATGGCGCAACCGCTAGACAAAAGCAATTTATCGGCAAATTGATGCGCGATGTTGATCCAGAACCCATCAACGAGCTGCTCAATAAATTGGCGGGTCTTTCTGATCGCCATAGCGCGTGGTTGCATCGTTTGGAGCGTTTACGAGCCAGCATGCTGACCGATGCTAAGGTCGTTGAAAACTTCGTTACCGAGCACCCCGACGTTGATATTCAACAGCTTCGCCAGTTAGTACGTAATGCTTTAAAAGAGCGCGAGCTACAAAAACCTGCCAAAGCGTTCCGTGAGTTATTTAAGCTGATTAAGCAATATATTCCAGAGCCAGCACTGCCCGGCCTAGAAGCCAGCTCAGATGATGATGCAATAGAAGACGCAGAATAAATGAATTGGCACATCGAATGCACCGCAATGCTGTTCGATATGGACGGTACCCTCGTTGATTCCACGCCTTGTATTGAAGGGCTATGGCGACAATGGGCCGTTCGCCAACATTTAAACCCTGATTTTGTCATGCAGCATGTGCACGGATGCCGTGGCATAGAAACCCACCTCGATACCGCAGCAGAAGTTGCGCTCTTGCTCACAGAAGACGCCCGCACTTTAGATAGCACGGTTGCGATCACCAGCGCGGCAGAATTCTTAGCTCAGCGCCATCCTAGGCAATGGGCCGTCGTCACCTCCGCACCGCGTACAATGCCCTTAGCTAAGCTCGCTTACGCTGGCCAGCCAACACTGGGGCATATCATTTCTGCCGATGAGGTCAGCCAGTGCAAAAAGCACAGACTGCTGTCATCCTCGTGATTGCGCTTACTTCTACGCACGCCAAAGCGCAAATCAGCCTTGCTGAGCAAGTTATTGATAACTACCACACGCTTACACTGCAAATCGGTGAGAAAATAGTGATATCCGCCGTTCAGTAAATCCCCCTCTAGGTTGCCCGTCATGAATACCGTAAAAATCGGCCTTGTCTCTACCTCAGATCGCGCATCCAGCGGCGTATATCAAGATTTAGGGATTCCTGCACTCACGGAGTGGCTCAGCACCGCCCTCAGCACCCCTTATACCCTTAGCAGCCGCTTATTGAGCGATGACCAAGCCAGCATCGAGATCACACTCAAAGAGCTTGTAGATATTGAGGGCTGCCATTTGGTCTTTACCACCGGTGGCACAGGCCCCGCGTTGCGCGATGTCACTCCTGACGCCACACTCGCCATCGCCGATCGCATCATGCCAGGCTTTGGTGAGCAGATGCGTCAGGTCAGCTTACATTACGTGCCAACCGCTATTCTTAGCCGCCAAGTTGGTGTGATTCGCAAGCAATGCTTGATTTTGAACTTACCTGGACAGCCCAAATCCATTAAAGAAACGCTGGAAGGCGTGAAAGACGCCACTGGCAAAGTCATCATCAACGGCGTTTTTGCCGCCGTGCCTTACTGTATTCAGCTATTGGAAGGCCCATATATTGAAACCCACCCCGAAGTGGTCGCCAGTTTTCGCCCAAAATCGGCGCTAAAGCCTGCTTAATGACCAACAAACACACTAGGGCGCTGCTTGCTGCACGCTTTGAAGCAGTCCGCACAACCCTCCCTCTACACTAAATAAGGAATAACAATGAGCACACTACCTTGCGTAGAAATTGAAACCACCAGTCTGCCCAGCGCCAGCGTTATTTGGCTGCACGGCCTTGGTGCTGACGGTAATGATTTTGCCGGGATTGTTCCGGATCTACAGCTGCCTGCAGATTTAGGCATTCGCTTTATTTTCCCACACGCGCCTAGCATGCCCATTAGCTGCAATAACGGCTATGTGATGCCCGCTTGGTACGATATTTTGCATTTTGATCAAATCAGCCGTCAGGCTGATGTAGCGGGGGTAAAGGCCTCGGTTGAAAAGATCCGTGCGCTTATTCGCCAAGAAAACCAACGCGGCATCGCCAGTGAGCGAATTATTCTGGCAGGATTTTCGCAAGGGGGAGCGATTGCTTACACCGCCGGCGTACTCCATTCAGAAAAACTTGCAGGGATTGTGGCGCTATCAACGTATTTGCCCGCGCCCGAGCTGATTCAAGCCGGTCTTGCCAACCAAACCACACCCATATTTGCCGCACATGGCAGCGCAGATCCTGTCGTAGGAGTAAACCTGGGTGAAGCCGCAAGGGATCAGCTGCAGGCGCTGGGCTTTAGTATCAGTTGGCAAACATGGCCGATGCAACATTCAGTATGCATGCCAGAAATCCACGCGATTGGCCAGTTTATAACGCAGTGCCTGCGCTAAAACCGAATGGATTTAATGCCCCTTCCCTAAAGCCTAAATTAAAAAAATATCCACTAAAGACACGCAAATCACGAGCAGACACTTGGGCTCCGACCGTGCATTTTCGTGTTCTTAGTGTTTTTTGTGGATGCTAACTAGGGGGCATAGCATCTATGGAATCACATAAATTGCTAGTTCTAGCTAGTTTTAAGAAGTCTTTGTTATTAAAAAACAAAAAGTGATTATTTTATTTGGCATACGCTCCTATCTAAGGCATTATCCGCCACCTTGCCACACACGCTCGTGGCACTCGCCTAGGCATACAAACTAATGACAATTGGAATTATCGGCGCAATGGAGCCGGAAGTGGCTCATCTGATTGAGACACTCGAAAACAGCCGCAAAGAAACCGTTGCGGGCATCGATTTTTATAGTGGCACCCTCGCCAAGCAACATGTGGTTATCACCCGCTCTGGCATTGGTAAAGTAGCTGCCAGCATCGCCACTACCTTATTAATTGCCAAATATCAGCCCAGAGCCGTTATCAACACCGGCTCTGCAGGTGGTTTTGTCGATCACTTAGAGATTGGCGATATTGTGATTTCTTCTGAAGTGCGCCACCACGATGTAGACGTCACTGCTTTTGGCTATGAGATTGGCCAAATGGCGCAGCAACCGGCTGCCTTTACACCCGATGCAGGCTTAGTTGCCGCAGCGCACCGTGCCGTTGCCAGCCTTGGCCAGGTCAAAGCGATTGAGGGCTTGATTTGCACCGGCGACAGTTTTATTTGTGACAGCACCCGTACTGCGCAAATGCTAAAAAACTTCCCAACCATGGCCGCTTGCGAAATGGAAGCCGCCGCGATTGCTCAAGTTTGCCATCAGCACACACTGCCTTTTGTGATTATTCGCTCGCTATCCGATAACGCGAATAACGATTCACCCCTCGATTTTGATCAATATCTAATTAAAGCCGGTTATCATTCTGCCTTAATGGTGATTGCTTTACTGAATGAGCTGGATAACGGCCATCAGTTGCAAAAAACCCAAGACACTGCCATCGCCCAGCTCTAAGCAATCACCTTCAGGTAGTGCTTAAAGGTTCCCCTTAAGCTCAAAACCTCCTACTCCCCAACTACACGGATTGTCTATTTACTTTTGTAACATAGACAATCATCTCCACGATCCACATCCAATAGCTAAATAGCCTGTTAATACCTAATACTGGCGGCAAAAATAATGCGTTTGACATTTAAAAACATTCACTAGAATGTTGCGCAATATCACTTTGCCAAACTACCCCACTGCTATGATTATTTTTTGTGGGGGTAATATCTAATGCAAAAATTTAGAATTGAGCACGATTTATTAGGCGAAAAAGCAGTCCCATTGAATGCCTACTATGGAATCCACACCCAACGCGCAATAGAAAACTTCCAAATATCGCAGAGTAAAATTAGCGATAACCCTATCATGGTCAAAGCACTCGCAAAAACAAAAAAAGCCTGCGCCTTAGCCAATGGTGAAATTGGCAGTATTGAACCCCAAATAGCCAAAGCTATTGTGCATGCCTGCGATGAAATCATTTCAAATAACCGCTGCTTAGATCAATTTCCGAGCGATGTATTTCAAGGTGGTGCAGGCACTTCTGTCAATATGAATGCCAATGAAGTGATTGCCAACTTAGCACTAGAGCTATTGGGCCACCCAAAAGGTGAATACCAAACCATTCACCCCAATGATCACGTTAATAAATGTCAATCAACCAATGATGCCTACCCAACTGCATTTAGAGTTGCACTATATGAACATCTATTGATTTTAATGCAATATATGGAAAACCTTTCCAGCGCATTTATGCATAAATCAGTCGAATTTAAATCTGTACTAAAAATGGGCCGCACCCAGCTGCAAGATGCCGTACCTATGTCACTAGGACAAGAGTTTCACGCCTTTTCCACCTTAATCAACGAAGATGTTCGCTTAATTGGGCAAATCAAAAACCTGCTGCTGGAAGTTAATCTTGGCGCTACCGCTATTGGCACAGGTATCAACGCACCACAGAACTACGGCCCCCTCGCGGTCGAAAAATTATGTGAAGTCACGGGTCATGCATTTAAATCATCGGAAGATTTAATTGAAGCCACCTCGGATTGCGGCGCTTATGTCATGGTTTCTAGCGTACTTAAACGCACAGCCACCAAACTATCCATGATTTGCAATGATTTGCGGCTATTGTCTTCTGGCCCACGTGCAGGGCTTAAAGAAATTAATTTACCTGAATTACAAGCAGGCTCCAGCATTATGCCCGCCAAAGTAAATCCAGTGATGCCGGAAGTGGTTAATCAAGTTTGCTTTAAAGTAATTGGTAATGATCTAACGATTACTTTGGCAGCAGAGGCAGGGCAATTGCAGCTGAATGTAATGGAGCCTGTGATTGCCTCATCACTATTTGAATCCATCCATTTACTACAAAATGCCATGCTCGGATTAAAAGAGAAATGCATTGATGGCATTACCGCTAATATAGAAACATGCCGTAGAAATGTACTTAATAGCATTGGCATTGTCACCTTTCTTGACCCTATTCTAGGCCATGAAAAATGCGATGAAATTGGTAAAATATGCGCGCAAACAGGTCAAACTGTGATGGAAGTTTGCTTGGAGAAAAAGCTACTCAATCAAGCTCAACTCAATGATATCTTCTCAAATGAAAATTTACTTAATCCACAGTATTTAGGTAAATGCTATATATAGGCGTAAGAGGAAAATAGCGCGGATCACAATCCGCGCTAAAAAAGCAAACCACCTCACGCTCCCTCTTTTGCCAAAAAAGATCAGTGCAGCGCTGTCGCCAAGCATGAATCAACGCACAATTTATTTCGCCTCATACCACTTCCTTGCTAAGGAAGCACGGACAACTTGCGCGTTTCTGTATTTTCCACCAATTCCGCAGCCATTTATCGTGAAAAATCTGCCTTACGCCCACCAATTAATCACTCGCGGCAACCGCTTGTGAGTTAAATCAACTAAAAAAATCAAAGCTAAAATATATTTCGCATACCAAGCCTATTTAGTACCCATAAAACATCCCAAACCAGACAGACAGACATTTAAAAGCAAAATATAAATTACTGATAAACAATATTAGTTTAGCAGTAATTCATGAAGCACTTATAAAGGTGTAACAATTAATCAAGATTAGCCACAATCTACGCAATATTAAGCAATTCTAATAAATTGTAATACTTGCGTTATTTACAATATGCAATACACTCAATTAAATTTAGGGCAGCCATTAAATACTTACTGGAGAATCCATGTCTATTTCCTTTATGATAAAAAGCATTGCGACTGCATTGAGTGTATTAATCCTAAGCAATATCGCACAAGCAAGTGTCTATTCAAATACGGCAGCGCAAGACTCTTCAGGCAATTTGGTTCTTATTCCAGGGCTAGGCAGTGATGGTGGTAGCTCAACAGCCACAACGAGCTTTGGCCAGCACTTTATGGCCATAAGTGGAACACTGCAAAATTTTAATTTTTATGCTTCAGAAGGTGACCGTGGCTATATAAGCTTTGCAATTGCCGCATGGGATGGTCAAAAAGCGGTTGGGCCTGCACTTTATACCCGCTCAAGTTTTCTTTATGACGCGGGCTCTCAAGCACTAGGTGCAAGCGGGCTGAATCTATCACTCACAGCAGGCAAGGAATATATCGCCTACTTAAGTACAGCGGCAATAGCATCACCTGCGGGCAACATCTGGATGAAAAGCGCCAACACCAACGGTGGCTTAAGTGGCGGATTTGCCTCCATTAACTCTAACGGTGCAAACCCGCTGTCCCTTACACAGTCATGGGTAAACTCGGCAACAAACCTTAACTACACGGCCACTTTTACCACTGCAGTACCAGAACCTGAAACTTATGTATTACTTAGCCTAGGCTTAATTGCCCTATTAGCTCAGCAGCGTAAAAACTTTAAATCAATACGCTAAAGCGCTCGAAGCGCATTACAAAATGTAAAAGTGCTGGATACCCAGTAAAACTAAAATGGCGTATGCCGCAGCAAGAATATCGTCGATCATCACGCCAACACCACCTGGCACGCGTTGATCGAACCAACAAATAGGCCAAGGTTTAAAAATATCAAACAACCTAAATAAGGTAAAAGCGAGTAGCCAACCAAGAGGGTTAAGTGGCACAAACAGTAGCACCAGCCACATGGCAACAATTTCATCAATAACAATGCCACCAAAGTCATGGACACCCAAGGCTTTTCCAGTGATATCACTAGCCCAGCAGCCCAGCAGGAAGACGAATAAGCAGATCCAAGCAATACTCAGTGGTGAGAAACACTGAATCAATACTGCATATAAAGGCAATGCTGCAAGCGTACCAAAAGTACCTGGCGCTTTTTTCGCCAAACCACTTCCAAAACCAAAAGCAATAAAATGCGCAGGATGCGCTACTAAAAACTGCCAATCAGGGCGAACCAGCGGTACTTGCGGATAATCATTCATAAAAAACTCAATCTAATCAGAACACTAATTTAAAACTAGGCAAAATGATCAAAGCCATGAAACGTAACGGGCACAGGCTGCTTTGCAGCATTGAGTAGCGTTACATCACTCCCTTTGCCAATTTTCCCGACCTGCGTAAGTGGTAAATCAAGCTCGGCAGCCAGCGCAACAATAGCCGCGTGTTGATCAGCGGCAGCCGTAAAGCAGAGTTCGTAATCATCCCCTCCCGCCAAAAATGCCTCTTGCCGTAAATCCTGCGGCAAACTTAGTAAATCAGGTGCAAAAGGCACAGCATCGAGCCAAACTTCCGCCCCACAAGCTG
This genomic interval from Iodobacter fluviatilis contains the following:
- the yjgA gene encoding ribosome biogenesis factor YjgA translates to MARPKHDLPDDDIEYVSKTEMKTEMTALQKLGEKLIPLDKKQLATLKLPERLFDAILAAKKITANGATARQKQFIGKLMRDVDPEPINELLNKLAGLSDRHSAWLHRLERLRASMLTDAKVVENFVTEHPDVDIQQLRQLVRNALKERELQKPAKAFRELFKLIKQYIPEPALPGLEASSDDDAIEDAE
- a CDS encoding alpha/beta hydrolase, translating into MSTLPCVEIETTSLPSASVIWLHGLGADGNDFAGIVPDLQLPADLGIRFIFPHAPSMPISCNNGYVMPAWYDILHFDQISRQADVAGVKASVEKIRALIRQENQRGIASERIILAGFSQGGAIAYTAGVLHSEKLAGIVALSTYLPAPELIQAGLANQTTPIFAAHGSADPVVGVNLGEAARDQLQALGFSISWQTWPMQHSVCMPEIHAIGQFITQCLR
- a CDS encoding phosphatidylglycerophosphatase A family protein; translated protein: MNDYPQVPLVRPDWQFLVAHPAHFIAFGFGSGLAKKAPGTFGTLAALPLYAVLIQCFSPLSIAWICLFVFLLGCWASDITGKALGVHDFGGIVIDEIVAMWLVLLFVPLNPLGWLLAFTLFRLFDIFKPWPICWFDQRVPGGVGVMIDDILAAAYAILVLLGIQHFYIL
- the aspA gene encoding aspartate ammonia-lyase, which encodes MQKFRIEHDLLGEKAVPLNAYYGIHTQRAIENFQISQSKISDNPIMVKALAKTKKACALANGEIGSIEPQIAKAIVHACDEIISNNRCLDQFPSDVFQGGAGTSVNMNANEVIANLALELLGHPKGEYQTIHPNDHVNKCQSTNDAYPTAFRVALYEHLLILMQYMENLSSAFMHKSVEFKSVLKMGRTQLQDAVPMSLGQEFHAFSTLINEDVRLIGQIKNLLLEVNLGATAIGTGINAPQNYGPLAVEKLCEVTGHAFKSSEDLIEATSDCGAYVMVSSVLKRTATKLSMICNDLRLLSSGPRAGLKEINLPELQAGSSIMPAKVNPVMPEVVNQVCFKVIGNDLTITLAAEAGQLQLNVMEPVIASSLFESIHLLQNAMLGLKEKCIDGITANIETCRRNVLNSIGIVTFLDPILGHEKCDEIGKICAQTGQTVMEVCLEKKLLNQAQLNDIFSNENLLNPQYLGKCYI
- a CDS encoding HAD family hydrolase, which gives rise to MNWHIECTAMLFDMDGTLVDSTPCIEGLWRQWAVRQHLNPDFVMQHVHGCRGIETHLDTAAEVALLLTEDARTLDSTVAITSAAEFLAQRHPRQWAVVTSAPRTMPLAKLAYAGQPTLGHIISADEVSQCKKHRLLSSS
- a CDS encoding 5'-methylthioadenosine/adenosylhomocysteine nucleosidase, whose protein sequence is MTIGIIGAMEPEVAHLIETLENSRKETVAGIDFYSGTLAKQHVVITRSGIGKVAASIATTLLIAKYQPRAVINTGSAGGFVDHLEIGDIVISSEVRHHDVDVTAFGYEIGQMAQQPAAFTPDAGLVAAAHRAVASLGQVKAIEGLICTGDSFICDSTRTAQMLKNFPTMAACEMEAAAIAQVCHQHTLPFVIIRSLSDNANNDSPLDFDQYLIKAGYHSALMVIALLNELDNGHQLQKTQDTAIAQL
- the mog gene encoding molybdopterin adenylyltransferase; the encoded protein is MNTVKIGLVSTSDRASSGVYQDLGIPALTEWLSTALSTPYTLSSRLLSDDQASIEITLKELVDIEGCHLVFTTGGTGPALRDVTPDATLAIADRIMPGFGEQMRQVSLHYVPTAILSRQVGVIRKQCLILNLPGQPKSIKETLEGVKDATGKVIINGVFAAVPYCIQLLEGPYIETHPEVVASFRPKSALKPA
- the pmbA gene encoding metalloprotease PmbA, whose protein sequence is MSEFSFNQQELCDLATQVLEQAASQGATACDVDVSEGYGQNISVRLGEVETIEYNRDKGVGVTVYLGQQKGHASSSDFSAAAIKDTVKAALAIARFTAADSFAGLPDADRLATSFPDFDLYHPWDLSVEGAIALATECEDAARDVDARISNSEGASVSTGASRFVYANSLGFMGAECSSRYSLSAAVIAEDESGMQRDYWYSSARSYLDLDSAVAVGQRAGERSLRRLGARRVKTGEYPVLFEAPVASGLIGAFVQAVSGSSLYRKSSFLPDSLGTSVFAPCVSIAEDPFLKKGMSSGAFDAEGVATVARDVVSQGVLNGYFLSSYSARKLGMSTTGNAGGSHNLLVASTHTFAQLLAELGTGLFVTELLGHGTNMVTGDYSRGAAGFWVENGVIQYAVEEITIAGNLRDIFKDIVGIGDDSQRWSSRKVGSILVSKMTVAGE
- a CDS encoding PEP-CTERM sorting domain-containing protein, with translation MSISFMIKSIATALSVLILSNIAQASVYSNTAAQDSSGNLVLIPGLGSDGGSSTATTSFGQHFMAISGTLQNFNFYASEGDRGYISFAIAAWDGQKAVGPALYTRSSFLYDAGSQALGASGLNLSLTAGKEYIAYLSTAAIASPAGNIWMKSANTNGGLSGGFASINSNGANPLSLTQSWVNSATNLNYTATFTTAVPEPETYVLLSLGLIALLAQQRKNFKSIR